The following are encoded together in the Coffea arabica cultivar ET-39 chromosome 1c, Coffea Arabica ET-39 HiFi, whole genome shotgun sequence genome:
- the LOC140005211 gene encoding uncharacterized protein, producing the protein MEVIMLQADIVEDQEATMARFLSGLRAEIADEGEMHHYVELKDMLKKALKVERRLKRRGQLRTFSIPSPSYNRTMTPRKETKPMGGYTTPTKPKTMLSKEEGRPISKLSNEPPRARSRNTKCWRCQGLGHIASQCPNQRIMIILPSSEVMSDDEEEYKEMPPLDEKDEMEAIVQRPLEKSVGLGLVARHALATHIKEEEIQRENIFYTRCHVNGKVCSLVIDPGSCTNVASSVMVKALGLSTREHLQPYRLQWLNNCGDIECLNKYSSLLKLEYEDIFPDDVPSGLPPVRVIGHQIDLILGAPLPNRPAYRSNPEETKEIQRQVKELLGKGWARECLSPCAVPVILCQRRMDLGGCSRTAELSILSWQIGSGIGIGAILIQGGRLVASFSEKLNGAMLNYSTYDKELYTLIQALQVWQHYLRPKEFVIHTGHESLKFLKSQNKLSKRHVRWISFIETFPYVIKYKTGKSNKVADALSRRYTVLATLDAKLLGFELIKDLYSTDDDFKLVFEACKQKAQGKFFIADGFLTTWTDYASPTAQFINYYLKNLIVED; encoded by the exons ATGGAGGTGATCATGCTTCAAGCGGACATAGTGGAGGATCAAGAAGCCACCATGGCAAGATTCCTTAGTGGTCTACGAGCGGAAATTGCGGATGAGGGCGAAATGCACCATTATGTGGAGTTAAAGGATATGCTCAAGAAGGCCTTAAAGGTGGAGCGAAGGCTTAAGAGGAGGGGTCAACTTAGAACCTTCTCCATACCTTCACCATCATACAATCGAACTATGACTCCAAGGAAGGAGACCAAGCCAATGGGAGGCTATACCACTCCCACCAAGCCAAAAACCATGCTGTCCAAGGAGGAGGGGAGACCAATTTCCAAGCTGTCTAACGAACCTCCTAGAGCACGGAGCCGCAACACCAAGTGTTGGAGGTGTCAAGGACTTGGCCATATTGCTAGCCAATGTCCAAATCAAAGAATAATGATCATACTTCCAAGCAGCGAGGTAATGTCCGATGATGAGGAGGAATACAAGGAAATGCCACCACTAGATGAGAAAGATGAAATGGAGGCAATCGTACAACGACCATTGGAGAAGTCCGTGGGGTTAGGACTCGTGGCAAGGCATGCACTAGCCACACACATTAAGGAAGAGGAGATCCAACGAGAGAACATCTTCTACACTCGATGCCATGTAAATGGTAAAGTGTGTAGTTTGGTGATAGACCCTGGGAgctgcaccaatgtagcaagctCGGTGATGGTCAAGGCATTAGGACTATCAACTCGCGAGCACCTCCAACCATATCGCCTGCAATGGCTAAACAATTGTGGAGACATCGAGTGTCTCAACAAGTACTCATCTCTTTTAAAATTG GAGTATGAAGACATTTTCCCCGATGATGTGCCAAGTGGGTTGCCACCCGTGAGAGTTATTGGGCACCAAATAGACCTCATACTTGGTGCCCCCTTGCCTAACCGACCGGCCTATAGAAGCAACCCCGAGGAGACCAAGGAGATTCAAAGGCAAGTGAAGGAGCTTCTAGGCAAAGGATGGGCAAGAGAATGTTTAAGCCCTTGTGCTGTCCCAGTCATCCTGTGCCAAAGAAGGATGGATCTTGGAGGATGTTCACGGACTGCTGAGCTATCAATACTATCATG GCAAATTGGTAGTG GAATTGGCATTGGAGCAATATTGATTCAGGGGGGACGACTAGTGGCTTCCTTTAGTGAGAAACTAAATGGAGCAATGCTGAACTATAGCACCTATGACAAGGAGCTATACACTTTAATTCAAGCACTCCAAGTGTGGCAACACTACCTCCGACCCAAGGAGTTCGTCATCCACACTGGCCATGAGTCGCTCAAGTTTCTCAAATCTCAAAACAAGCTGAGTAAGAGGCATGTGAGATGGATCTCATTCATAGAGACTTTTCCATATGTTATTAAGTACAAAACCGGTAAGTCCAACAAAGTTGCTGATGCACTCTCACGAAGGTATACAGTTCTTGCTACTCTAGATGCTAAATTGCTTGGTTTTGAGCTTATCAAGGATCTATACTCGACTGATGATGATTTTAAGTTAGTGTTTGAAGCATGCAAACAAAAGGCCCAAGGGAAGTTCTTCATAGCCGACGGGTTCCTTACTACTTGGACCGATTATGCATCCCCAACTGCTCAATTCATCAATTACTATTTAAAGAATCTCATAGTGGAGGACTAA